A single window of Streptomyces aquilus DNA harbors:
- a CDS encoding LamG-like jellyroll fold domain-containing protein: MRPTRGRAARLAGAGVTLALALTLAPGMPLAADRASAAPSDATGPTASEKALAEAAATGERVEVVAERTERDTVFANPDGSTLTLEKSIVPVRVAAADGGWVRPDATLVKRADGSVGPRAAAVEMSFSGGGSGADLVTIGDAGRSVSLGWPGTLPEPRLDGARAVYEDVRPDVNLILTATPEGFRQVLEVETLEAAAAPGLRAISYDLDTDGLQARAGAAGSMEVVDGNGQVVFRSPSARMWNSAGDTADGEGLSAQSAGLRPLGAARTAGADTGSDPVPVTGPADENPLDGPGAGDESALMDVVLDKESVRVVPDAGLLTGTTQAELPLYIDPSVELNESERTVLSSDGDVFYNFSGGTNGMSVGKCGSAVIGGVTYYCGNGYVNRMYFEFAPDKLKGKHVLDAEFNVTETWSFSCDARWVDLERTNPISSSSKWPGPTKLDQMGDRNVSAGRGSACSPAQPAAPIRFHDYAEEPDENLTPTVRSFAAGSFPRLTLMLMAKSESDTVSWKRFDDDAVLTVDYVSKPATPTETGVKAGAGRVCSKSESSPSVITDPRPDLLATPETAAGGESGARLRIYFDVDVKNGTTWSDAPEPTTSSLKPTSGYVAYSSTLKGFPAQTKDWDNPLADGKLHRYRAYTHSLYNSDQSFLSSPQSDWCYFTVDSKAPQKPSITSWTTYSECVTGGSCVAGGGPGKSGTAVFGPAAGETSTNSGYRYRLSSDSAWSAWMSGTTYKATFTPPSSGTYLLHVQAKSAAYPLGGDEQIVRFLVSEGPKPVAHWNFDEPSGAAVDTSTTDSALRDDLTLSAGAVRTPDGRRGEIVKQPATETTTAVLGQDQALKVTNSAYASTTEPVLQTAASYTVAAWVRLEATGRNFTVAGQDGTYYSPFFLSYCEDSKTWCVRLADADLASTSLSNQRVNAKDPAQTGVWTHLAAVVDHDKNVLSLYVNGRLQGTDTITGNWSANGGFQIGRVKYKGAYADPFAGEVDEVTVWQAAQSDVQIAGEARLTDGPDGTGLPHLELVADLNASGASGSTIQDTTSNYGPTLTVGSGAKLDGESLVLEGTGGAESASPLVDTTGSFTVAVETMVDGAALKDKPNGYRAQVLGQRTATGSSWGLWFEKTGLDSQGHEVLDENGDPVIDEATGEPKFETWALGRWHFGLLTADGNGASVQSDAAAVLGTDVELTGAYDAQNQTISLFLVDRQGEPTQYTAPASSGGVAVGKGWLNSAWGNHVPGRVNHIRMWAGAVQSAHHKTAVVGD, from the coding sequence ATGAGACCGACCCGAGGGCGCGCGGCGCGCCTGGCGGGTGCCGGAGTCACGCTGGCACTGGCGCTGACCCTGGCACCAGGGATGCCGCTCGCCGCCGACCGGGCGAGCGCCGCACCGTCGGACGCCACCGGACCGACCGCCTCCGAGAAGGCCCTCGCCGAGGCCGCGGCCACCGGTGAACGGGTGGAGGTCGTCGCGGAACGCACCGAGCGGGACACGGTGTTCGCCAACCCCGACGGCTCCACGCTCACCTTGGAGAAGTCGATCGTCCCGGTCCGGGTCGCCGCCGCGGACGGTGGCTGGGTCCGGCCGGACGCGACGCTGGTGAAGCGGGCGGACGGCTCGGTCGGGCCGCGGGCCGCCGCTGTCGAGATGTCGTTCTCCGGCGGTGGCTCCGGCGCGGACCTGGTCACCATCGGCGACGCCGGCCGGTCGGTGTCCCTCGGCTGGCCGGGAACTCTTCCCGAGCCCCGGCTGGACGGGGCCCGAGCCGTCTACGAGGACGTCCGCCCGGACGTCAACCTCATCCTGACGGCGACTCCGGAAGGCTTCCGGCAGGTGCTGGAGGTCGAGACGCTGGAGGCCGCCGCCGCCCCCGGCCTGCGGGCCATCAGCTACGACCTGGACACCGACGGACTGCAAGCGCGCGCCGGAGCCGCCGGAAGCATGGAAGTGGTCGACGGCAACGGCCAGGTCGTCTTCCGATCACCGAGCGCCCGGATGTGGAACTCCGCCGGAGACACCGCCGACGGCGAGGGCCTGTCCGCCCAGAGCGCCGGGCTGCGTCCGCTGGGCGCGGCCCGGACCGCCGGTGCCGATACCGGGTCCGACCCCGTCCCGGTGACCGGCCCTGCCGACGAGAACCCCCTCGACGGCCCCGGCGCCGGTGACGAGTCCGCTCTGATGGACGTCGTCCTCGACAAGGAATCCGTCCGTGTCGTCCCCGACGCCGGCCTTCTCACCGGCACCACCCAGGCCGAACTGCCGCTCTACATCGACCCGTCGGTAGAACTGAACGAGTCCGAGCGCACGGTGCTGTCGTCCGACGGTGACGTCTTCTACAACTTCTCCGGCGGCACCAACGGCATGAGCGTCGGCAAGTGCGGCTCCGCCGTGATCGGCGGCGTCACCTACTACTGCGGCAACGGCTATGTGAACCGCATGTACTTCGAGTTCGCCCCGGACAAACTGAAGGGCAAGCACGTTCTGGACGCCGAGTTCAACGTGACGGAGACCTGGTCGTTCTCCTGCGACGCCCGCTGGGTCGACCTGGAGCGCACCAACCCCATCTCCTCGTCCAGCAAGTGGCCCGGCCCGACCAAGCTGGACCAGATGGGCGACCGGAACGTCTCCGCCGGCCGCGGCTCCGCCTGCTCACCGGCCCAGCCCGCCGCGCCGATCCGCTTCCACGACTACGCCGAGGAGCCGGACGAGAACCTCACCCCGACCGTCCGGTCCTTCGCGGCCGGATCGTTCCCCCGGCTGACGCTGATGCTCATGGCCAAGAGCGAGTCGGACACGGTGTCCTGGAAGCGGTTCGACGACGACGCCGTCCTCACGGTCGACTACGTCAGCAAGCCCGCCACCCCCACCGAGACCGGCGTCAAGGCCGGCGCCGGCCGGGTGTGCAGCAAGTCGGAGTCGTCCCCCAGCGTCATCACGGACCCCAGGCCCGACCTGCTCGCCACTCCTGAGACGGCGGCCGGCGGTGAGTCCGGCGCCCGGCTGCGCATCTACTTCGACGTGGACGTGAAGAACGGCACCACCTGGTCCGACGCGCCCGAGCCGACCACCTCCTCGTTGAAGCCGACCAGCGGATATGTGGCGTACAGCAGTACGTTGAAGGGATTCCCGGCGCAGACGAAGGACTGGGACAACCCCCTGGCCGACGGCAAACTGCACCGCTACCGGGCCTATACACACTCCCTCTACAACAGCGACCAGAGTTTCCTGTCCAGTCCGCAGAGCGACTGGTGCTACTTCACGGTGGACAGCAAGGCCCCGCAGAAGCCGAGCATCACGTCCTGGACCACGTACAGCGAATGCGTCACGGGCGGTTCCTGCGTCGCGGGCGGCGGGCCCGGCAAGTCCGGTACCGCGGTGTTCGGTCCCGCCGCGGGCGAGACCAGCACCAACAGCGGCTACCGGTACCGGCTCTCCTCGGACTCCGCCTGGTCGGCGTGGATGAGCGGCACCACCTACAAGGCGACCTTCACTCCCCCGTCCTCCGGCACCTATCTGCTCCATGTGCAGGCCAAGTCGGCCGCCTATCCGCTGGGCGGCGACGAGCAGATCGTCCGGTTCCTCGTCAGTGAGGGACCCAAGCCGGTCGCCCACTGGAACTTCGACGAGCCGAGCGGCGCGGCCGTCGACACCTCCACCACGGACAGCGCTCTGCGCGACGACCTCACGCTGTCCGCGGGCGCCGTCCGCACGCCCGACGGGCGCCGCGGTGAGATCGTCAAGCAGCCCGCCACCGAGACCACGACAGCCGTTCTCGGCCAGGACCAGGCGCTGAAGGTGACGAACTCGGCGTACGCCTCGACCACCGAGCCGGTCCTCCAGACCGCGGCGTCGTACACCGTCGCCGCATGGGTACGGCTGGAGGCGACGGGGCGGAACTTCACCGTGGCCGGCCAGGACGGCACGTACTACAGCCCCTTCTTTCTCAGCTACTGCGAGGACAGCAAGACCTGGTGCGTGCGCCTGGCCGACGCCGACCTCGCGTCCACCTCGCTGAGCAACCAGCGGGTCAACGCCAAGGACCCGGCGCAGACGGGTGTGTGGACGCACCTCGCCGCGGTGGTGGACCACGACAAGAACGTCCTGTCGCTGTACGTGAACGGCCGCCTCCAGGGCACCGACACCATCACCGGCAACTGGTCCGCGAACGGCGGCTTCCAGATCGGCCGGGTGAAGTACAAGGGCGCCTACGCCGACCCCTTCGCCGGTGAGGTCGACGAGGTGACGGTCTGGCAGGCGGCCCAGTCCGACGTCCAGATCGCGGGCGAGGCCCGGCTCACCGACGGCCCCGACGGCACCGGGCTGCCCCACCTGGAACTGGTGGCCGACCTGAACGCCTCCGGAGCTTCGGGCAGCACCATCCAGGACACCACCAGCAACTACGGCCCCACGCTCACCGTGGGCAGCGGCGCCAAGCTGGACGGCGAGTCCCTGGTCCTGGAAGGCACGGGCGGTGCCGAGTCCGCTTCACCGCTCGTCGACACCACCGGCTCCTTCACGGTGGCCGTGGAAACGATGGTCGACGGGGCGGCACTCAAGGACAAGCCGAACGGCTATCGCGCGCAGGTCCTCGGTCAGCGCACGGCCACCGGATCGTCCTGGGGGCTGTGGTTCGAGAAGACCGGCCTCGACTCCCAGGGCCATGAGGTCCTGGACGAGAACGGCGACCCTGTGATCGACGAGGCCACCGGTGAGCCGAAGTTCGAGACCTGGGCGCTCGGCCGGTGGCACTTCGGCCTGCTGACCGCCGACGGCAACGGGGCGTCGGTGCAGAGCGACGCCGCGGCCGTGCTCGGCACCGACGTCGAGCTCACGGGCGCGTACGACGCCCAGAACCAGACCATCTCCCTCTTCCTCGTGGACCGGCAGGGCGAGCCCACGCAGTACACGGCACCGGCGAGCAGCGGCGGCGTGGCCGTCGGCAAGGGCTGGCTGAACAGCGCGTGGGGCAACCACGTGCCGGGCCGCGTCAACCACATCCGGATGTGGGCGGGCGCGGTGCAGAGCGCCCACCACAAGACGGCCGTGGTCGGCGACTGA
- a CDS encoding AAA family ATPase, whose translation MAEPGKVTVEILGTDEYEAKYGESREPSALSIDRINELFHEFLLAVARPKRADSDGSRDLAKRLRDHLGSAPTDRPVVKTAYAPFDLPNVHLALERWFAADGRTHELIGMRGGRHHGELTLGDIIDAADRYDRFVVGAVDYAQLPISPDAELACVSCGFYLGTDGEERFAVLLRGPQDEYGRNKVEVEVLASEKEFADRLLAEVDALIREHNVFRGQVLSFEGSQFGHGLGPFRFHRRPGLTRDEIIMPSGLLERVERQVVGVARRRERLREAGQHLRRGLLLYGPPGTGKTHTLRYLLSHLPQFTVVILSGESINAIGPACALARMLQPALVVLEDCDLVAEARDYGGGEQPLLFQVLNEMDGLGDDADVAFLLTTNRADLLEPALAQRPGRVDLAVEIPLPDAEGRARLLDLYAGGLGLGQDIADEVVARTEGTTASFTKELVRRSVLIAAERESARTEARDVREALDELLSDRDRLTRRLLGVPGTRDIEDEEWTED comes from the coding sequence ATGGCGGAACCGGGCAAGGTCACGGTGGAGATCCTCGGCACCGACGAGTACGAAGCCAAGTACGGCGAGAGCCGCGAACCCTCGGCCCTCTCGATCGACCGCATCAACGAGCTGTTCCACGAGTTCCTCCTGGCCGTCGCCCGCCCCAAGCGTGCCGACTCCGACGGCAGCCGCGACCTCGCCAAACGCCTCCGCGACCACCTCGGTTCGGCACCCACGGACCGCCCGGTGGTGAAGACGGCGTACGCCCCCTTCGACCTGCCCAACGTCCATCTCGCCCTGGAGCGCTGGTTCGCCGCCGACGGCCGCACCCACGAGCTGATCGGCATGCGCGGCGGCCGGCACCACGGCGAGCTCACCCTCGGCGACATCATCGACGCCGCCGACCGCTACGACCGCTTCGTCGTCGGTGCCGTCGACTACGCCCAGCTGCCGATCTCCCCGGACGCCGAACTGGCCTGCGTCTCCTGCGGGTTCTACCTCGGCACGGACGGCGAGGAGCGGTTCGCGGTGCTGCTGCGCGGGCCGCAGGACGAGTACGGACGCAACAAGGTCGAGGTCGAAGTCCTCGCCTCCGAGAAGGAGTTCGCGGACCGGCTGCTCGCCGAGGTCGACGCGCTCATCCGCGAGCACAACGTCTTCCGCGGCCAGGTCCTCTCCTTCGAGGGCTCGCAGTTCGGACACGGCCTCGGCCCGTTCCGCTTCCACCGCCGCCCCGGCCTCACCCGCGACGAGATCATCATGCCGTCCGGCCTCCTGGAGCGCGTCGAACGCCAGGTCGTGGGCGTGGCCCGGCGCCGCGAGCGGCTGCGCGAGGCCGGTCAGCACCTGCGCCGCGGCCTGCTGCTGTACGGCCCGCCCGGCACCGGCAAGACCCACACCCTGCGCTATCTCCTCTCCCACCTCCCGCAGTTCACCGTGGTGATCCTGTCCGGCGAGAGCATCAACGCCATCGGCCCGGCCTGCGCCCTCGCCCGGATGCTCCAGCCCGCCCTCGTCGTCCTGGAGGACTGCGACCTCGTCGCCGAGGCCCGCGACTACGGCGGCGGCGAACAGCCCCTGCTCTTCCAGGTGCTGAACGAGATGGACGGCCTCGGCGACGACGCGGACGTCGCCTTCCTCCTCACCACCAACCGCGCCGACCTGCTGGAACCCGCCCTCGCCCAGCGCCCGGGACGCGTCGACCTCGCCGTCGAGATCCCCCTCCCGGACGCCGAGGGCCGCGCCCGTCTCCTCGACCTCTACGCCGGCGGACTCGGCCTCGGCCAGGACATCGCGGACGAGGTGGTGGCCCGTACGGAGGGCACGACGGCCTCCTTCACCAAGGAGCTGGTACGACGCTCCGTGCTCATCGCCGCCGAACGCGAGTCGGCACGCACCGAGGCACGGGACGTCCGCGAGGCCCTCGACGAACTGCTGTCGGACCGCGACCGGTTGACCCGGCGGCTGCTGGGGGTGCCGGGCACGAGGGACATCGAGGACGAGGAATGGACGGAGGACTAG
- a CDS encoding aldo/keto reductase, with protein MRYRTLGDLKVSAVGLGAMPLSIEGRPDEERALATVRAALDAGVTLFDTADSYHLPGTEPGHNELLLARALAGAGSEVLVATKGGRGRPADGSWTVTGDPRHLKRAAEGSLRRLGVEAIGLYQLHKPDPAVPFEESVGALRELLDEGKIRLAGVSNTDAEQIRTARAILGDRLASVQNRYSPEVRDSEPELRLCAELGLAFLPWSPLGGISRSSLDGPSGLAAAGRFAAFHEIAAERGVSPQQVGLAWLLAKSPTVIPIPGASRPETIRDSAGATELALSGAELARLEPVGQVAEAAWPGGLEPLG; from the coding sequence ATGCGGTACCGCACACTCGGCGACCTGAAGGTCAGCGCCGTGGGTCTCGGCGCGATGCCGCTGTCCATCGAGGGACGGCCGGACGAGGAGCGCGCGCTCGCGACCGTGCGGGCGGCGCTGGACGCGGGCGTCACCCTCTTCGACACCGCGGACTCCTACCATCTCCCCGGCACCGAGCCCGGCCACAACGAACTGCTGCTGGCCCGCGCCCTGGCCGGCGCCGGCTCCGAGGTGCTGGTCGCCACGAAGGGCGGCCGGGGCCGGCCGGCCGACGGCAGCTGGACCGTGACCGGCGACCCGCGCCATCTGAAGCGGGCCGCCGAGGGCTCCCTGCGGCGGCTCGGCGTCGAGGCCATCGGCCTCTACCAACTGCATAAGCCCGATCCCGCCGTCCCCTTCGAGGAGTCGGTCGGCGCGCTGCGCGAGCTGCTCGACGAGGGCAAGATCCGGCTGGCCGGCGTCTCCAACACGGATGCGGAGCAGATCCGTACGGCCCGCGCGATCCTCGGCGACCGCTTGGCGTCCGTACAGAACCGCTACTCGCCCGAGGTCCGGGACAGCGAGCCCGAGCTGCGGCTGTGCGCGGAGCTGGGGCTCGCCTTCCTGCCGTGGAGCCCGCTGGGCGGCATCTCGCGCAGCTCACTGGACGGCCCGTCGGGCCTCGCGGCCGCCGGGCGCTTCGCCGCCTTCCACGAGATCGCGGCCGAGCGTGGCGTCAGCCCCCAACAGGTGGGCCTGGCCTGGCTGCTGGCGAAGTCCCCGACCGTGATCCCGATCCCGGGGGCGAGCCGCCCGGAGACGATCAGGGACTCGGCGGGGGCGACGGAACTGGCGCTGAGCGGGGCCGAGTTGGCGAGGCTGGAGCCGGTTGGCCAGGTGGCTGAAGCCGCTTGGCCAGGCGGGCTGGAACCGCTCGGCTAG
- a CDS encoding NAD-dependent epimerase/dehydratase family protein has product MEKAREILVIGGSRYFGKRLVTRLLAAGDRVTVLNRGSSAPPPGATHLVADRDDETSLVAALGSRTFDVVVDQVCYTPRQAEIARRVFTGRTGRYVMTSTVEVYEYEDSLTPVREDAVDPLTVPVDLELPWDDPEFLDAHYGEGKRQAEAVFAADPDFPYVAVRVAHVLGGDDDFTGRLEHYASRIRAREPIAVPFSNQPATYIHVEEIADFLVWAVGEDFTGPVNAASHGPLTTVDLCEAIVARIPEGKVVLQLVEVGEVSPFSFFRSYGMDNSRATRLGYTFRAAPAWLTAAVAETLGKDGD; this is encoded by the coding sequence ATGGAAAAGGCACGGGAGATACTGGTCATCGGCGGCAGCCGCTATTTCGGCAAGCGGCTCGTCACGCGTCTGCTGGCCGCCGGGGACCGGGTGACGGTCCTCAATCGGGGATCGTCGGCCCCGCCGCCCGGGGCGACGCATCTCGTCGCCGACCGCGACGACGAGACGTCCCTGGTGGCGGCGCTCGGTTCCCGCACGTTCGACGTCGTCGTCGACCAGGTCTGCTACACCCCGCGGCAGGCGGAGATCGCGCGGCGGGTGTTCACGGGCCGTACCGGCCGCTATGTGATGACGTCGACGGTCGAGGTGTACGAGTACGAGGACTCCCTCACGCCCGTACGGGAGGACGCCGTCGACCCGCTGACGGTGCCCGTCGACCTCGAACTGCCCTGGGACGACCCGGAGTTCCTCGACGCCCACTACGGCGAGGGCAAGCGGCAGGCGGAGGCGGTCTTCGCGGCCGACCCGGACTTCCCCTACGTGGCCGTCCGCGTCGCCCATGTCCTGGGCGGGGACGACGACTTCACGGGACGCCTGGAGCACTACGCCTCCCGCATCCGGGCCCGCGAGCCGATCGCGGTGCCCTTCTCGAACCAGCCCGCCACCTACATCCACGTCGAGGAGATCGCCGACTTCCTGGTGTGGGCGGTGGGCGAGGACTTCACGGGACCGGTCAACGCCGCCTCCCACGGCCCGCTGACCACGGTGGACCTGTGCGAGGCGATCGTCGCGCGGATTCCCGAGGGCAAGGTCGTGCTCCAGCTCGTCGAGGTCGGCGAGGTCTCGCCGTTCTCCTTCTTCCGCTCCTACGGCATGGACAACTCCCGCGCCACCAGGCTCGGTTACACCTTCCGCGCCGCACCGGCGTGGCTCACGGCGGCCGTGGCGGAGACGCTCGGGAAGGACGGCGACTGA
- a CDS encoding Lrp/AsnC family transcriptional regulator yields the protein MGVQAAAPKEPRHPRAAASETSAAFDALDREILRLLQSDGRIKLSELGRRVRLSPAAVTERVRRLEAAGVISGYGAHVVPARLGYGIQAFIRVNPHGGYNLKHPRTLELIERPEIIEVHHAVGEDCWILKVAVRDTVHLEEVLEEVSALGRTTTSIVLTSPVERKPLLP from the coding sequence ATGGGAGTTCAGGCCGCGGCACCGAAAGAACCACGGCATCCGCGAGCCGCCGCCAGCGAAACCTCGGCGGCCTTCGACGCGCTGGACCGGGAGATCCTCCGGCTGCTCCAGAGCGACGGACGGATCAAGCTGAGCGAGCTGGGCCGCCGGGTGCGGCTGAGCCCCGCGGCCGTCACCGAGCGGGTGCGCCGGCTGGAGGCGGCGGGCGTGATCAGCGGATACGGCGCCCATGTCGTCCCGGCCCGGCTCGGCTACGGCATCCAGGCGTTCATCCGGGTCAACCCGCACGGCGGCTACAACCTCAAGCACCCGAGGACCCTGGAGCTGATCGAGCGCCCGGAGATCATCGAGGTGCACCACGCGGTCGGCGAGGACTGCTGGATCCTCAAGGTCGCCGTCCGGGACACCGTCCACCTGGAGGAGGTCCTCGAAGAGGTCTCCGCCCTCGGGCGCACCACGACCTCGATCGTTCTCACCTCTCCGGTGGAGCGGAAACCGCTGTTGCCTTGA
- a CDS encoding MerR family transcriptional regulator: MRIGELAARAGTTTRTLRYYESRGLLPARRGGNGYRTYDESDLKLLRQIRTLQDFGFDLEETRPFVECLQAGHPEGDTCPASLDVYRRKLAELDELIGELQAVRARIGVRLATVGGEAPLCELGGQEL, encoded by the coding sequence ATGCGAATCGGCGAGCTGGCCGCGCGGGCCGGGACCACGACCCGGACGCTGCGGTACTACGAGTCACGCGGACTGCTGCCCGCCCGGCGGGGCGGCAACGGATACCGGACGTACGACGAGAGCGATCTGAAGCTGCTGCGGCAGATCCGGACGTTGCAGGACTTCGGGTTCGACCTGGAGGAGACCCGGCCCTTCGTGGAGTGTCTCCAGGCCGGGCACCCCGAGGGGGACACCTGTCCGGCCTCGCTCGACGTCTACCGGCGCAAGCTGGCGGAGCTGGACGAGCTGATCGGCGAGCTCCAGGCGGTACGGGCACGGATCGGCGTGCGGCTGGCCACGGTCGGGGGCGAGGCGCCCCTGTGCGAACTGGGAGGGCAGGAGCTGTGA
- a CDS encoding thioredoxin family protein, which produces MTDVTDADFAAEVIGAGLPVLVEFTADWCPPCRQMGPVLKALAAEEAGRLKVVQLNVDHNPLTTNAYKVLSMPTFMVFRDGEPVKSMVGARPKRRLLEELADVI; this is translated from the coding sequence GTGACGGATGTGACGGACGCGGATTTCGCGGCCGAGGTGATCGGGGCCGGGCTGCCGGTGCTGGTGGAGTTCACGGCGGACTGGTGCCCGCCGTGCCGGCAGATGGGCCCGGTGTTGAAGGCGCTCGCCGCGGAGGAGGCCGGCCGCCTGAAGGTGGTGCAGCTGAACGTGGACCACAATCCGCTGACCACGAACGCCTACAAGGTTCTCTCCATGCCGACGTTCATGGTCTTCCGCGACGGTGAGCCGGTGAAGTCGATGGTGGGGGCCAGGCCGAAGCGACGGCTGCTGGAGGAACTGGCCGACGTGATCTGA
- a CDS encoding HelD family protein, translating to MRGEQEFIDTLYARVDALRGDTEAGVTDALAQGNTPMQARLERDILVAERSGLLAALNAVDGSLCFGRIDLTSGTSHHIGRIGLRTDDAERTPVLIDWRAQVARPFYLATGHTPMGLRRRRHITTEGRTVTALHDEILDLGDQERTGHEDPTGDAVLLAALDAARTGRMHDIVQTIQAEQDEIIRAPHRGVLVVEGGPGTGKTAVALHRAAYLLYEHRELLAKRAVLIVGPNPAFLGYIGEVLPALGETGVLLATVGELFPGVKATATDTRAAAAVKGRADMADVLADVVRDWQALPDPVIAIEHDREVLMLDDGLVKMAREKTRAARLPHNVAREHFEGHILNTLTELYAERVGTDPYDGSSLLDPSDVTQIRDEIAENPEVWSAIDQLWPRLTPQRLVADFLADPVGYLPDEDAAAIRRPVTRGWTVADVPLLDEAAELLGVDERVARALAERERETQVAYAQGVLDVSYASRTYEFEDIDDEDSEVLSAHDIIDAERFAERQEEDDHRSAAERAAADRTWAFGHIIVDEAQELSPMAWRLLMRRSPTRSMTLVGDPAQTAEAAGVGSWEKILEPYVADRWEHTRLGVNYRTPAEIMDLAAAVVQAENPDFEPPSSIRSTGVRPWVRATDDLPDAVAKAVEELTPAEGRLAVIAPRHLHRRLAARLDGVTAGAEPDLTRTVVLLDPRQSKGLEFDSVLVVEPALYGTSDLYVALTRATQRLGVLHTGRLPRALADQEDGLAVGVGE from the coding sequence ATTCGCGGTGAGCAGGAATTCATCGACACCCTGTACGCCCGCGTGGACGCGCTGCGCGGTGACACCGAGGCCGGAGTCACCGACGCCCTCGCCCAGGGCAACACGCCCATGCAGGCCCGGCTGGAACGGGACATCCTGGTCGCCGAGCGGTCGGGGCTGCTCGCCGCGCTCAACGCGGTCGACGGCTCGCTGTGCTTCGGCCGCATCGACCTGACGTCCGGGACCAGCCATCACATCGGCCGCATCGGACTGCGCACCGACGACGCCGAACGCACCCCGGTCCTCATCGACTGGCGCGCTCAGGTCGCCCGGCCCTTCTACCTGGCCACCGGCCACACCCCCATGGGCCTGCGCCGCCGCCGGCACATCACCACCGAGGGGCGTACGGTCACCGCCCTGCACGACGAGATCCTCGACCTCGGCGACCAGGAGCGCACCGGCCACGAGGACCCGACCGGCGACGCCGTGCTGCTCGCCGCGCTGGACGCCGCCCGCACCGGCCGGATGCACGACATCGTGCAGACCATCCAGGCCGAGCAGGACGAGATCATCCGCGCCCCGCACCGCGGTGTGCTGGTGGTCGAGGGCGGCCCGGGCACCGGCAAGACGGCCGTCGCCCTGCACCGCGCCGCCTATCTGCTCTACGAACACCGGGAGTTGCTCGCCAAGCGGGCCGTGCTGATCGTCGGCCCCAACCCCGCCTTCCTCGGCTACATCGGCGAGGTGCTGCCCGCGCTCGGCGAGACGGGCGTGCTGCTCGCCACGGTCGGCGAACTGTTCCCCGGCGTGAAGGCGACCGCCACCGACACCCGCGCGGCGGCGGCCGTGAAGGGCCGCGCCGACATGGCGGACGTCCTCGCCGACGTCGTACGCGACTGGCAGGCGCTGCCCGACCCGGTCATCGCGATCGAGCACGACCGGGAGGTCCTGATGCTCGACGACGGTCTGGTGAAGATGGCGCGGGAGAAGACCCGGGCCGCGCGGCTGCCGCACAACGTGGCCCGCGAGCACTTCGAGGGGCACATCCTCAACACCCTCACCGAGCTGTACGCCGAGCGGGTCGGTACCGACCCCTACGACGGCAGCAGTCTCCTCGACCCGAGCGACGTCACGCAGATCCGCGACGAGATCGCCGAGAACCCCGAAGTGTGGTCCGCCATCGACCAGTTGTGGCCCCGGCTGACCCCGCAGCGGCTGGTCGCGGACTTCCTCGCCGACCCCGTCGGCTACCTCCCCGACGAGGACGCGGCCGCCATCCGCCGCCCGGTGACCCGGGGCTGGACGGTGGCGGACGTACCGCTGCTCGACGAGGCCGCCGAACTCCTCGGCGTGGACGAGCGGGTGGCGCGAGCCCTTGCCGAGCGCGAGCGGGAGACGCAAGTGGCGTATGCGCAGGGCGTCCTCGACGTGTCGTACGCCTCGCGTACCTATGAGTTCGAGGACATCGACGACGAGGACTCCGAGGTGCTGTCGGCGCACGACATCATCGACGCCGAGCGGTTCGCCGAGCGGCAGGAGGAGGACGACCACCGCAGCGCCGCCGAGCGCGCGGCGGCCGACCGGACCTGGGCCTTCGGGCACATCATCGTCGACGAGGCGCAGGAACTGTCGCCGATGGCCTGGCGGCTGCTCATGCGGCGCAGCCCGACCCGCTCGATGACCCTGGTCGGCGACCCGGCCCAGACGGCGGAGGCGGCCGGTGTCGGGTCGTGGGAGAAGATCCTCGAGCCGTACGTGGCGGACCGCTGGGAGCACACCCGGCTCGGTGTCAACTACCGCACGCCCGCCGAGATCATGGACCTCGCGGCGGCCGTCGTACAGGCCGAGAACCCGGACTTCGAACCGCCGAGCTCGATCCGCTCGACCGGCGTACGGCCCTGGGTCCGCGCCACCGACGACCTGCCCGACGCCGTCGCCAAGGCGGTCGAGGAGCTGACCCCCGCCGAGGGCCGGCTCGCGGTGATCGCCCCGCGCCATCTGCACCGCAGGCTGGCGGCCCGGCTGGACGGAGTGACGGCGGGCGCCGAACCCGACCTCACGCGGACCGTCGTCCTCCTCGACCCGCGGCAGTCCAAGGGGCTGGAGTTCGACTCGGTCCTGGTGGTCGAGCCGGCGCTGTACGGGACCAGCGACCTGTACGTGGCGCTGACCCGGGCGACGCAGCGGCTGGGGGTGCTGCACACCGGGCGGCTGCCCAGGGCGCTGGCCGATCAGGAGGACGGGCTCGCCGTGGGGGTGGGGGAGTAG